A single Rhopalosiphum padi isolate XX-2018 chromosome 4, ASM2088224v1, whole genome shotgun sequence DNA region contains:
- the LOC132928854 gene encoding glucose dehydrogenase [FAD, quinone]-like, with protein MFFKIIFILLSIIFLRLDAIKYPKDFGPDLLSGECNIKFDFIVVGAGSAGSIIASRLSEISEWNVLLLEAGGDPPESSEIPLKWSLALNTEYDWKFLTEQEDNLFKGLDGERCHVPRGCMLGGSSSMNVMLQIRGTKFDFDEWEKMGCTDWGFDSILPYFIKSENFTDASRFDPKIHGNSGPLTVSPFEAPDPAIQTISQAAELMGLKNVKDLNTIERSVGYAMSDSTTRNGLRCSTLKAFLIPNSERPNLFVAKYTRVTKILIENKAAVGVEFVTKTGEFKTVNCTQEVIVSAGVIMSPQLLMISGIGPADHLKEMSVDVVADLPVGLNYQDHVAFFGLVLSDRKDRPIADIVAESQKLRKDTFDLIPKGISTMGLTGLLSFVDTKRASGNPDIEIMKIRYSYNTTRQMNTFKNMFGFSDEMANIYNELNTKSDIILMIPISNIITKTGRVSLRSNDPMATPKIIANYLSDQEEIDTMVRGIEFVVEMCKTKPMTDAGYAFEEIVYPNCEANCEWGTKDYWKCAIKNLATSIFHSVGTNKMGAISDKTSVVDPSFKVIGVDRLRVIDCSAMPSLVSCNTNAATMMMAEKGADMIKTQYGK; from the exons atgtttttcaaaataatatttattttattaagtata atatttctaAGATTAGATGCGATTAAATATCCGAAAGATTTCGGTCCAGATCTGTTGTCGGGAGAGtgcaatataaaatttgattttatcgtTGTCGGTGCTGGTAGTGCTGGTTCGATAATTGCTTCTCGCTTAAGTGAAATATCAGAATGGAATGTTTTACTATTAGAAGCAGGCGGTGATCCTCCAGAATCATCGGAAATTCCACTTAAATGGAGTTTGGCACTGAATACAGAATACGATTGGAAATTTTTAACTGAACAAGAAGATAATTTGTTCAAAGGTTTAGACGGAGAAAGGTGTCATGTACCCAGAGGATGTATGTTAGGTGGCAGTTCGTCCATGAACGTGATGCTGCAAATCCGTGGCACAAAGTTTGATTTTGACGAATGGGAAAAAATGGGTTGCACTGATTGGGGTTTCGATTCCATActaccatattttataaaatctgaaAATTTTACCGACGCGTCTAGGTTTGATCCAAAGATTCACGGAAATTCCGGACCTCTCACTGTCAGTCCATTTGAAGCCCCAGATCCTGCTATACAAACAATATCTCAAGCAGCAGAATTAATGGGCCTAAAAAATGTGAAAGATTTGAATACAATAGAACGTTCAGTTGGATACGCTATGTCGGATAGCACAACTCGGAATGGTCTGCGGTGCAGTACGTTAAAAGCTTTCTTAATTCCCAATAGTGAACGACCAAATTTGTTCGTAGCCAAATACACCCGAGTCACAAAAATTCTTATCGAGAACAAAGCCGCGGTCGGTGTAGAGTTTGTAACAAAAACAGGCGAGTTCAAGACCGTAAACTGTACACAAGAAGTCATAGTATCTGCCGGCGTGATAATGAGTCCTCAATTACTTATGATCTCCGGGATTGGACCAGCCGATCACCTGAAAGAGATGAGTGTCGACGTGGTGGCTGATCTCCCCGTCGGCCTTAACTATCAAGACCACGTCGCTTTTTTCGGTCTTGTTCTTAGTGACCGTAAGGATAGACCAATCGCAGACATCGTGGCGGAAAGTCAAAAACTTAGAAAGGATACTTTTGATTTAATTCCCAAAGGTATCAGTACAATGGGGCTGACAGGACTTCTCAGTTTTGTCGATACAAAACGCGCGTCTGGAAACCCTGACATTGAAATCATGAAAATAAGATACTCGTATAATACAACCCGACAGATGAACACGTTCAAGAACATGTTTGGATTTTCCGACGAGATGgcaaatatttacaatgaatTGAACACGAAAAGTGACATAATACTTATGATACcgattagtaatataataaccaAGACAGGACGTGTTTCACTAAGATCGAATGATCCTATGGCAACCCCAAAAATTATCGCAAACTATTTATCCGACCAAGAAGAAATCGATACGATGGTGAGAGGTATTGAGTTCGTGGTTGAAATGTGCAAGACAAAACCAATGACTGATGCGGGATATGCATTTGAGGAAATAGTGTACCCGAATTGCGAGGCAAATTGCGAATGGGGCACCAAAGACTACTGGAAATGTGCTATTAAAAATCTAGCCACCTCAATTTTTCATTCGGTTGGTACCAACAAGATGGGTGCGATCAGCGACAAGACCTCGGTGGTCGATCCTTCTTTTAAAGTGATTGGCGTTGATAGACTTAGAGTGATTGACTGTTCGGCGATGCCGTCGTTAGTGTCTTGCAACACTAACGCCGCCACAATGATGATGGCTGAAAAAGGAGCTGATATGATTAAAACCCAGTATGGGAAATGa